Part of the Arvicanthis niloticus isolate mArvNil1 chromosome 2, mArvNil1.pat.X, whole genome shotgun sequence genome, AAATCCCTAGCTCCATGTAGTCCTTCTATTAAACAGGTGATCATGAGGCAGGAAATTAAATAGGCTTTAAGTGCATTCTTAGATGGCCAGTAAGAAATCAACCTTCATTGTTCAAGTTAAGACAATAAGTATTTCTAacagtgtttatttttaacatctCATTGGCTTAACATCATTTACTTTGTGCAAacatttgatttctttcctaattCATAAGTAGAATGGTGTCATTTTGATATTTCTTTGGACTGTTCCTTGGGCATGGCCTGTAACTGCTGCCAATGCCCCTTCTCTCCAGACACCTCAACACTTGCGTGGGAATTTGGGGTGTTTACAGTGGCTATATAAGGATAAAGAGATGGTTAGTGAAAGTTTGAAATTAGAGATAGTTGGCTGTATAGATATCAAGGAACTGGGATAAAAGTCTCATCTTTAACACTAAGACATCTATAGGTTTGAAGAAGAAAACATACTTTTGCTACCAAGTTTCATAGTCACTAACAATGTGTGCTTATGTACgtttaaataacttaaaattcaATTTCAAATTTTTCAGTGTTTAGTGACAATAAGTACTTTAAATATATACGTACATTAAATACAATGTATTAGCACAAGACAATGTTTTCATCAGCTTACAAATTTGTACATGCCTTGTCCTGTAGCCGAAAATTACTATTATATATAAGTTCAGAGCCCAAAAGGTACTTGGGGTAAACACAGCCCACTCTGGCATGTCACACACTTGAAAAAAGCTGGATGAATACAGATGAAAATGCAGTTCTATTCGATTTTAAAGCCAACAGTGACCAATTGTAAGATATTTTCAATAGGTTTCACATCGAGGAGAGGCATTGGGACATTGAAGAGGTTCTACAAGATAAAACAATGTAGACAGGCATGGACTCTTTTACCTCCCtttactgaagaagaaaaataacaatagccATTAAAAGAAATATGCATGGCATGGTCATTACAATAAAGGGACAGAGATGTGAAGTTGACAATGAATGACCCTGTCCTTCAATCTTCAATTAAGACACTAAGCATCTCGAACActgcttatttttaatatctcaTGGGCTTAACATCGCTTACTTCTTGTGAAAACATTTGACTTATTTCTTAATTTGTAATTAGAATGCTGTCATTTTCATATTAATTTGATTCACAAATGTTGGACATTGTGAGAGAACACGAAGGCACTCTTTGGTGCCAGCGTTACACAAGAAGTAAAACTGTCTTTTGTGGTGGCTGATAGCAGATGGTCTACAATATAAAAATCGAACAGCGGTTCAGAACAGAAAAGTCCCTGGGTAAAATTCTCAACAACATGTTTATATCcacattagaaaaagaaaaatctataacTACATTATCCATTCCTGATAATACCTCTGGTTGGTATCCTTTTTGATAAAATGAAAGTTACTTATGAGCAAGTGGAATGAAAGGAAAAGGTAGAAGTATTTAAACATTCAGATGATGgacaaaaaattcaaaatgttttatAACTCAGTAAGGCAACCATGACTGGTAAGTATTTCAAAAAAGCTACTAGAAAGAAGCTTGAATTTTCACAACTGAAAGAGATGCTAACCCTGTGAGAAAATGTAAGCCTATCactgtaaaattattattatacattgtaagcaaatttaaaatattctttaccCAATATTAGAAAATACTACCatgtgtcaaagaaaatacaagcatatatataaatgttctCTGCATTTGCATTTGTTTTGAGCCTTCAGATTACCCAAACCTTAAGTAACTTTGCACAACCAAAGAAGTTATGCAGCCAATCAAATCGAATATGTCAGAAAGACTATCTGacctctgcctgcctttggaacATTTGATTACTAGAGAGGTGCAGCAGTAGAAGAACTATGTTCAtcttattattcttatatttgaaCATGAACCAAGACAACAGAATCCACATCAACAACAGActaactataaaaattatttcctatGGCTTCTTGCTCTTCTCACTCTGTCTCTGGGTTCCGTTTGCCCCACAACTTCTTCATGGCATTTTTCACCTCTGCATTTCTGAGTGTGTAGATGATGGGGTTCAGCATGGGGGTAATGACTGTGTAGAACACAGCCACAAGCTTGTCTTCAGTGAAGGTGGAGGAGGGTCGTAGATAAAGAAAGATGGCAGGTCCAAAGAATAGGGTGACCACTGTGATGTGAGAGGCACAGGTGGAGAGGGCCTTGCGCCTCCCCTCTGCAGAATGGTTCCTCAAGCTGATTAAGATGACAGCATAGGAGGACaccaagaagaagagagaaattacAGAGATTAAACCACTGTTGGCCATCACAACAACCCCCTCCATAAAGGTGTCAGTGCAGGCAAGCTTAAACAATGGCTGCAGGTCACAGAAGTAGTGGTCAATCACATTGGGACCACAGAAGGGCAATGGAATGGTGATGAGGATCTGGATTATGGAGTGAATGAGGCCCCCCAGCCAGGAGCCAGCCACCAGCATGTGACACACTCGACGACTCATGATGTTCATGTAATGAAGAGGTTTGCAGATGGCCAcgtagcggtcataggccatcaccACAAGCAGGAGAATCTCAGCAACCcccaagaaatggaagaagaataTCTGAGCCAGACAGCCCTTCAGGGAGATAGTTTTAACCTTAGCAAGTAAATCAGTGATGAACTTAGGGACGACAGTGGAGGAGTAGCCAATCTCCACCAGGGACAGCGAGCTGAGGAAGATGTACATGGGAGAATTCAGACTCTTGCTGACACTAATTGTCACAACAATGAGGCCATTGCCCAGCACTGTGGCCAGGTACACAGGAAGGAAGAGCACAAAGCACACCTTCTGCACCTCTTGATCCTGGAAAAGGCCAGTGATGATCAGCTCAGTCACGTTTACACTGGCCATGAGCTCAGTAATCGTGTGCTGAACATCAGgcaatcctatttttaaaaaatgattttaacacAAATTCATGACATTTATAGGATTTTAGATAATGTAAAACAACTTATAACACATGTATGAATCATTTATTTAGTAAACAAAATCTAGTTAAGCATTATATATTAGCTTTCTAtcactttatattattttaatttatttacttttataactaGAAATTGAATATTCAAAAATACTCTTACTTgaacacaataaaacaaatggTAGTGAATTCTAAGACTCAGAACCATTTTTTCAGGCTTTCATTTTAGGATAGTTATAATTTACAGTGCATTTTGTATTTGGAAAACCATTAGAGTTAAGATCTTATTTCTAGTATAATCTTCAGTGATTTTGGGGAGCTCTTTCTGTTGAAGAAACTCCTTAATCTCAGAGTAAAGAAGTCAAATTCTCATCCAATTATGGGCTCCTG contains:
- the LOC117703798 gene encoding olfactory receptor 4B13-like, with the translated sequence MASVNVTELIITGLFQDQEVQKVCFVLFLPVYLATVLGNGLIVVTISVSKSLNSPMYIFLSSLSLVEIGYSSTVVPKFITDLLAKVKTISLKGCLAQIFFFHFLGVAEILLLVVMAYDRYVAICKPLHYMNIMSRRVCHMLVAGSWLGGLIHSIIQILITIPLPFCGPNVIDHYFCDLQPLFKLACTDTFMEGVVVMANSGLISVISLFFLVSSYAVILISLRNHSAEGRRKALSTCASHITVVTLFFGPAIFLYLRPSSTFTEDKLVAVFYTVITPMLNPIIYTLRNAEVKNAMKKLWGKRNPETE